A region from the Carassius carassius chromosome 33, fCarCar2.1, whole genome shotgun sequence genome encodes:
- the LOC132113686 gene encoding protein phosphatase Slingshot homolog 3-like, whose translation MALLTLHRAQSICTTPDEPIPRRGRLQKRESFALVKGAVLLVGEGEREGLQEETVPSLLGPRQGGRASDTQHRHLHAMISLLRPEDTVKLAVRLESVSPVRVRYLLIVGTLIKKQESLLLGIDFPGSNSNECTIGLVLPIWSDTQVYLDGDGGFSVTSAEVTRIFKPVSIQTLWSVLQALHGCCERAVRGAVIPGCGLEWAQHYRENVESDQHCLNEWAAMTGLESVRKDTVVRLASNRESVEREIKTQLRDIMRTEDLENITSKQVRTALESKLGTDMKDYKEYIDNEMMVTMAQMDKPSRILDYLYLGSEWNAANFEELQKNNVGYILNVTKEIDNFFPESFTYMNIRVYDVEATDLLSHWPNTYTFISDARKRGQAILVHCKMGVSRSASTVIAYLMKQQGWTLEQALHHVRERRPIVQPNEGFLKQLHTYSGILNASKQRHSDLWRKKSKPDIRQPSVHDEAAAGNEHEQKEEEEEDSVSLEEESSNEEEERDIFDEQLDESVADAYGADTATSNPLITVQESDKVSTSPCRSGRMDLFSLMQSIQLDDEDRGIDEINAGLSPAQHRRSHGRRGLTPQRAHVDVSPEPSSRQAQNSSQDEAGL comes from the exons ATGGCTTTGCTGACCTTGCACAGAGCGCAGTCTATTTGCACAACACCG gaTGAGCCTATTCCAAGAAGAGGTAGACTTCAGAAAAG AGAAAGTTTTGCCCTGGTTAAGGGGGCAGTGCTCCTGGTGGGAGAAGGAGAGAGGGAGGGATTGCAAGAAGAAACCGTACCCTCTCTGCTAGGTCCTAGACAAGGAGGCCGAGCCTCTGACACTCAACACAGACATTTGCATGCAATGATTTCGTTACTACGACCGGAGGACACAGTCAAACTG GCTGTGCGTTTGGAGTCGGTGAGCCCAGTCAGAGTGAGGTATTTGCTTATCGTTGGCACACTTATCAAAAAACAGGAGAGTCTACTTCTTGGCATAGACTTCCCAGGCTCAAACAG TAATGAGTGCACTATTGGACTTGTCTTGCCAATATGGAGTGACACACAGGTTTACCTAGATGGAGATGG AGGTTTCAGTGTGACATCTGCAGAAGTGACACGAATCTTTAAGCCTGTGTCCATTCAGACGTTGTG GTCTGTGTTGCAGGCGCTGCATGGCTGCTGTGAACGGGCCGTACGTGGGGCTGTCATACCTGGCTGTGGACTGGAGTGGGCACAACATTACAGAGAGAATGTGGAATCTGACCAGCACTGCCTTAATGAATGGGCGGCCATGACTGGCCTGGAGTCAGTCAGGAAGGACACTGTAGTGCGATTGGCATCAAATCGGGAGTCAGTAGAGAGGGAGATCAAAACCCAGCTACGAGATATCATGAGGACTGAGGACTTGGAAAACATTACCTCTAAGCAG GTGCGAACAGCCCTGGAGTCCAAATTAGGCACAGACATGAAAGACTACAAAGAGTATATTGACAATGAGATGATGGTCACAATGGCACAGATGGACAAACCTTCCAGAATCTTGGACTACCTTTACTTG GGTTCTGAATGGAATGCTGCCAACTTTGAAGAACTACAGAAGAACAA TGTGGGCTACATCCTCAACGTTACCAAGGAGATTGACAACTTTTTCCCAGAATCCTTCACCTATATGAATATTAGAGTTTACGATGTGGAGGCGACCGACCTACTCTCACACTGGCCCAACACATACACGTTCATCAGTGACGCGAG GAAGCGTGGACAGGCCATACTGGTCCATTGTAAGATGGGCGTCTCTCGCTCTGCCTCCACAGTAATTGCTTACTTGATGAAGCAGCAGGGCTGGACATTAGAGCAGGCCCTCCACCATGTGAGAGAAAGACGGCCTATAGTGCAGCCCAATGAAGGTTTCCTCAAACAGCTGCATACATACAGCGGCATCCTCAATGCCAG TAAACAGCGCCACAGTGACCTCTGGAGGAAGAAGTCCAAGCCAGACATCCGTCAGCCTTCTGTCCACGATGAAGCAGCTGCAGGGAATGAACATGAACagaaagaggaagaagaggaggactCAGTAAGCCTAGAAGAGGAAAGCAGTAATGAGGAGGAGGAAAGAGAT ATCTTTGATGAGCAGTTGGATGAGAGTGTTGCTGACGCGTATGGGGCAGATACAGCTACATCCAACCCACTTATTACAGTACAAGAAAGTGATAAG GTGTCGACTAGCCCCTGCAGAAGTGGCAGGATGGATTTGTTCTCTCTAATGCAGTCTATTCAGCTTGACGATGAGGACAGAGGGATCGATGAA ATCAATGCAGGTCTTTCTCCTGCGCAACATAGACGGAGTCATGGAAGAAGAGGCTTGACTCCTCAGAGAGCGCATGTTGATGTTTCTCCTGAACCAAGCAGCAGACAGGCACAGAACAGCAGCCAGGATGAAGCTGGTCTCTGA
- the LOC132113687 gene encoding large ribosomal subunit protein uL18m-like → MALFSDVCRGVRTLLDQCQRSAAAAAWIHCQSSWKYSQTAPEPEPVISDNEAIDKTFVNRNPRNLEQMALAVKDRGWATVWPSRQYYHRLVFRRTQHHITAEVFSGDSVDPVLSCSTKEWALKRELGSTRSVAACRAIGEVLAQRCQDAGITRIVYREVPWKFRSGSNQTFWTAMKEGGIMLSEQRRKFI, encoded by the exons ATGGCTTTGTTCAGTGATGTTTGCCGTGGTGTTCGCACGCTGTTGGATCAATGTCAGAGATCTGCGGCCGCAGCGGCGTGGATTCACTGTCAATCAT CTTGGAAATATAGTCAGACAGCACCTGAGCCGGAACCAGTGATTAGTGATAATGAAGCCATCGATAAAACATTTGTTAACCGAAACCCAAGAAACCTGGAACAGATGGCCCTGGCAGTGAAGGACCGAGGCTGGGCTACAGTGTGGCCCTCCAGACAATATTATCACAG GTTGGTGTTCAGGCGCACACAGCATCACATCACAGCTGAGGTGTTCTCCGGTGACTCTGTAGATCCTGTGCTGTCCTGCTCCACAAAGGAGTGGGCATTGAAGCGTGAGCTGGGCTCCACGCGGTCTGTAGCAGCTTGTCGTGCCATAGGTGAGGTGCTTGCTCAGCGGTGTCAGGACGCAGGGATCACAAGGATTGTTTATCGAGAGGTACCGTGGAAGTTTCGCTCGGGGTCG AATCAGACATTCTGGACAGCAATGAAAGAGGGCGGCATCATGCTTAGTGAACAAAGACGAAAATTCATTTAA